The Spiroplasma endosymbiont of Atherix ibis nucleotide sequence GTTGTTTTGCCCCCAGCACTTCCCCCAGCAATGATAATTATTGTAACTTTTTCCATTTTATACCTCTTTTATTCATTTTATATTTAAATTATTAAAATTAAAAAATTATTTTTAATAATTTAAATATAAAATTAAACTGATGACAAGGAGGAAAAAATATGTCAAAAAAAGTGTTAGTAATTACAGGAACTGTTAGTCCTGTTGAAAAATCATTTTCATTAGCTTTAACAAACAGATTTATTAAAGAATATAAAACTTTAAATCCAAATGATGAAATAATTAATTTAGACTTAAATAAAGAAGAAATGGCTCACAAAACTCTATCAAGAGAAAACTTTGGAGTATATTTTAATGAAAACGATGCTTTAAAATATATTAATCAATTAAAAGAAGTAGATAAAATAGTTATTTCAAGTCCAATGAATAATTTTAATGTTTCAGGGTTAATTAAAAATTATTTAGATCATATTTTATTAGCAGATCAAACTTTCTCATATAAATATGTTAAAAAAGGAGATGCTAAAGGATTATTAGAACACTTAACTGTTCAAATTTTAACTACACAAGGAGCACCTTTTGGATGATATCTATGAGGAAATCACACAGAATTTTTAAAAGGAACATGAGAATTTGTTGGAGCAACAGTAAAAGAACCTATTTTGTTTGCAGGAACAAAAATTGCTCCAATTTCAACAACAAATCATGATGAAGCAATAGATACAATAGCAGATCAAATAATTAAGGCAGCTAAAAACTTTTAAATAAATAACCTAAAAAAATTATTTATTTATATTTTATTGCTATAATTTTTTAGGACATAAGGAGAAATATAAATGTACGCTTTTGACTATGAAGATATACAACTTATACCAAGTATGTGTGTAGTAAATTCAAGAAGTGAATGTAACACAGAAGTAAAACTTGGAAAATATACATTTAAAATGCCAGTTATGCCAGCAAACATGGCTTCAGTTATTAATGAAGAATTATGTGAAAAGCTTGCAAAAGAAGGACATTTTTATGTAATGCATAGGTTTAATGTTGACTCATTTTTATTTACAAAAAAAATGAAGGAAAAAAAATTAATTTCATCAATTAGTGTTGGAGTTAAAAAAGAAGATTATATACTTATTGAAAAACTTGCAAAAGAAAATATAATTCCAGATTATATAACAATTGATATTGCTCATGGACACTCATTAAGTGTTAAAAATATGATTGAACATATTAGAAAACATTTAGAAAATAAGACTTTTATAATTGCAGGAAATGTTGGAACACCTCATGCAGTAAGAGATTTAGAATTTTGAGGTGCTGATGCAACTAAAGTTGGAGTTGGACCTGGTAAAGTATGTATTACTAAACTAAAAACTGGTTTTGGAACTGGTGGATGACAACTTGGTGCAATTAAATGATGTAGTAAAGCTGCTAACAAACCAATTATTGCTGATGGTGGTTTAAGAGTTAATGGTGATATTGCAAAATCAATAAGATTTGGAGCAACTATTTGTATGGTTGGTAGTTTATTTGCAGCTCATGAAGAATCACCAGGAAAAAATGTTACTGTTGATGGAGAATTATTTAAAGAATATTATGGAAGTGCAAGTGAATATAATAAAGGTGAAAAAATATATGTTGAAGGAAAAAAAGAATTAATTAAAGTAAGAGGAAAATTAATGGAAACCTACAAAGAAATGCAAGAAGATTTACAATCATCTATTTCATATTCAGGGGGAAAAACATTAAATGATATTAAAAAAGTCGACTATGTTATATTAAAAACAAGTAATTTTTAAAATACTATTTATTATCGTATTTTTTTATATAAAGAAAAATATATTTATTTTTTAAAACATATCTAACTATCTTTTTTATCAATATTAAGTAAAATATTAATAAGGAGTGAGAATATGAAAGAACAATGTCAAAATACTGGTTGTAACAATGATTTAAATTTTATGGATAAAAAAAGAATCTATATTTATGATGAAAATATTAAAGATGAAGTAGCTATTTTTGTATGCGATAGTTGTTATAAAAAAAGTAAAGATGAAGAAAATAATATAGATTGAGAACATTCTATATAATATTTAAAAATGCTGCTAATAAAGCAGCATTTTTAAATTAAGTAATAATATATAAAAGTAACTTTTAAAAAAAATTATTACCTTTATTAAAACCTGCAAAAAATTTCATTTTTAAATATTCTTGACCCATATTTGGATGTTCAAATCTAAATTTATTTAAAGCAGAGTAAAAACTTTTTTCTTGTTCTTCTAATTTATCAAATCATTTTTTACTATATATAATATTGTCAGCTAAAATTAAAGAACAATTTGAAACAAATGTTTCTTCACTTTTGCTATTTTTCTTAATAACTTTTAAATATTGATCAAAAAAGTCTTTAACATTTTTATTTTTTTTATTAAAAACCATTGTTATAAATGAGTTTTTTTTATCTTCTTGCATAATTATAGTTGCAAATTTTTCTGTAAGAAAAATATTATTAATTGAGTTAATAACATTAAAATTTTCTGGTGTAATTTGAGGCTGAAAAACATCTTTAATTTTGAAATTATTTGTTTTAGATAAAGTAAACTTAATAATTTCATAATTCATTGAATCACCTTTTAAAGCTTCAATAAAAAAACTGTAAAAATCTAATAATGAAGCTACATGATTAGATATTTTTTTTAGATTATATATAAATAAAATCCTTACATTCTCTTCATCTATAGAATTAAAATAAATTCTAAACTCTTCTTTTAAAGCCTCTAATTGAACTCTTGATATAAATAATTTATAAACTATAGTGACAAAATTTAAAATTAAAATATCTTTATCTACACTATTTATTGTTATTTTAATATCTTTAATTTGATTGTCATGTTCTTCACAAAACCCAAAAAATTTAAACTGATTATTTTCCACTTTTTTAAAAAATGATAAAACCATTTGATAATAATTGTCGAATATATTTCTTTTATTTGTTGAAACATATTCATCTTGATCAAAGTTTATATTATATAATGAATTTTCAATTGCACTATTTTCACAATATGGTAAATTACATTTTTCATTTTTAGCTAATTTTATATATATCTTTTCAAATAACTTTGAAGAAAATTGTAAATAATCTTTATATTTTTCAGATTTAATAATAGCTTTAAGAAATGGAATGTAATTGTCAGTTTTCTTTTTTTCTAGTGCTAAATTACAGCATTTCTCAAATTTAGAACCACTTAAACAAAAAAACAACTATTCATCATCAAATGAAAAAAAATTATAATTATTTTTAAGTAAAAAATTTATATTATCATTATCTAAAAAATAATTGTCAAAAATTGAGTCAATGAATTTTTTTGCTTCTTCATTTGAAATTTTTGTATTTCTTGCATTTTTGTACAGTTCTTGTATATTAACAAGATTAGTTAATAAATCTGTTTCTTTAATTTCTGCCATAATAACTCTCCATAAAAAAATAGATAAAATATGAACAACAGTTCCTAGTTATTTATCTATAATTTATCTTCTTCTTGTTTTAAATGTTTTAACTTCTTTTGGTCTAATAATTTTTGGATCTACTGCTCCTTTTTCAAATATTGATGTTATTTTTGGTTCATCTTTATAAATAAGAGTCTTATCCATATTTAAATTTCTTCTAAATTGATTTGTAGGAGCAATATAATTAAACATTTTTTTATTTAACTTAAATTTAATATTAAAAAAGTTAATTAATTCTTCTGAATAATATGTATTTTCACAATAATTATCAAATATATTTTGTCTAAGTTCAACAATATTGTTTAAAGATCTAACAGAATAGATTCATTTAATATCTACCAAGTAAATATCATATAAAAGTTTTGAAAAATAATCTCTAAATATTTCTTCTTCTCTAAATAAAGGAATTGTATCTAAAAAGTCATTAAAGTATTTATTTTTTAAAAAGAATTCATATTCATCAGCATAATTTATAATATCTCCATCATCGATGTTATAAATGGCTTGACTAAATTTTTTAATAAACTCTTCATCATATTGATATGTTGCTTTAATTACATCTAAAAAATTTCTATAAGTTAATTTATCTTCTTCACTTACTTCAATATCTTTAAATTCAAAATACTTTTCTCTAATTTTTCCAACAGCAAAAATACCCATTGCTACTAAAATATCTCTTTTATTTAAATTTGTTTTAAAGAATTTTTCATAGTGATTTCCAACCCCTATTGTTTTTTCATTTTCAAATTCTGCAGGAACTATAGTAATTATTGGGAAAATAAATGGAAAGATACATTTAATTGAATAATAATCTGCTCTTGATTTGTAAGGTCTTAAAATCCCTAGACTTCTAAGAATTGTATTAAATTGATCTAATTCTTCATCTGTTAATACAAATAATGCATCAATTTGAAAATTCATATCTTTTCCTTTTAATTTTTTTGCAAATTTTGGATAATATTTTTCAAAACTCATAGTTGAATTAAGTCATAAACCATTTATTAAATCATTTATTATTAAAAATTAATTTGCATCATTATATATACCATTTGTTAAAATTTGTTCATCATTAAAAATATAAGTTTGTTCTCCTAGATTTAAGAAATTTTTAGCTATAATTTTTTTTACTTGCATATTTTTTCTCCCCTAAGGTTTAATTACATTTATTATAACAAAATTAAGAATAAATATAAAGTAGCATATTATAATAGTTGTGGGAAATATTAAGAGTTATTTTTTTAGTAATTAAAAAAAATATAAGTTTTATAACTTATATTTTTTAATTCTTTATAAAGTTATTTTAAAAGATAATAACATCATTAAACTTGTTTTTTTGTTCAAAATAAATATTCATTTCTACTATTCCAAATAAACTAAATGTCAAATAATTAATATTTGCAAAAAAATTATTACTTGAACTATTACTATATACCTTAAAGAATCCGTTATCATTAGCTGATCTAAATAGTAAGTTATTAAATTCAAAGCTATCTTTTTTATCAGTATTTAGTAAATATAAAATATTAGAACTTTTAAAAACATTTCTTGTCATATCCAATAAACTCAAACTTCTCTCCAACTCTATAAAATAAAACTGTTCATAATTATGCAAGATACTTTTTACTTCTTTAACGCTTCTATCTTTTAAATTATTTTTTATATATTTTCAAATACTATCTCTTTTTTGATAACTAATTTTAAATAATAAATATTGACTATTGATTATTTCTTTAGGAGCTCAAAGTTCTTTATAAACACCAAACAATTTCAATGATAATTCTATAAAACTCTCACTAATCTCATCATTTTCACCATTCATTGAATAAGAAATTGCCAACTTAAAATCAGGCAACTCATGATGATAAGAACTTCCCCCTGCTACTCCAATTCCAATAACAGGAGCAACAAAATCAACATATCCCATAGCCTCTGCTAAATCATAGTAACTATCAGTTACCTTATACTTTTCAACTTCTACAGAAGTTGAAAACTTATTTAAAAACTCATCTTGAACAGAACTATATTTCTTTCTATTTTTTTGCAAAGCTCTTGAATTAAATACTTGTGACTTCAAAGTTTCTTTTATTAGCCCTTCATCACCTAAAAGAATTTTTGATATAGTTTCTGTATCTTGACCTTCTTTTAACTTTATAGCATTTTCTTTATCAAAATTATTCATAATCAAATACTCTTTATTCTCTACTAAAAAATCATTTGATCTATATATACTTCTTTTACTATAACTAATATCTAATGTTGGAAAAGCAAGTTTAAAATACTTATCTTTAAGTAACTTCAATAAAGCCTGATTAAAATTTTCACTATCATTATAATACTTTTTCAACTCAGCATTTGAATTTACAAAAGCTTCATAATCTTGTTTTTCTCCTTTAATATCACTTCATTTCAAATTCACATACTTTTGTGTTTCTTGTGAAGTAAACATATCCTTTGCAATATTTTTATACATCACATCCCCTACTTTTTTAAATGACTCACTTTCTGTTGAAGTATACTTCAATGTTCCTGATTGTTTAAACTTCTCAACATCATTAAGCCCTTTATAGTTAGTCACAATATTATAATCCACTACCACATTACCTATATAACTTCCCTCAACCACTTCTCCTGAATTTATTTCAAAATTATTATTAAAAAGCAACTCAACATGTTCAAAAACAGAATCCATCTCATCTAAAATAATTTTATATTCATTAACTTTTTTTAACTCATTTAATTTCTGTTTTAACAACTTAATTTGAAATAATTTCTCAACATCACTAGTCAAATGTTTTTTATGTTCAACTGTGAATTTATTCTCTGATTTTGAGAATTTCTGAATATTTTCTTTATTCAAAAATTTATAATCATTTTTTACATCTTCTACAGTAATCAAATTACTTGCAACTTCCTTTTCATAATGCTCTGATCATATCTTTGCCACATCCTGTTCAAAATTTCGAACAACCTGAGCAATATCTTTTTTAGATTATTCTGGTTTATTGTCAGATTTTGCAC carries:
- a CDS encoding GMP reductase; the encoded protein is MYAFDYEDIQLIPSMCVVNSRSECNTEVKLGKYTFKMPVMPANMASVINEELCEKLAKEGHFYVMHRFNVDSFLFTKKMKEKKLISSISVGVKKEDYILIEKLAKENIIPDYITIDIAHGHSLSVKNMIEHIRKHLENKTFIIAGNVGTPHAVRDLEFWGADATKVGVGPGKVCITKLKTGFGTGGWQLGAIKWCSKAANKPIIADGGLRVNGDIAKSIRFGATICMVGSLFAAHEESPGKNVTVDGELFKEYYGSASEYNKGEKIYVEGKKELIKVRGKLMETYKEMQEDLQSSISYSGGKTLNDIKKVDYVILKTSNF
- a CDS encoding FMN-dependent NADH-azoreductase, whose product is MSKKVLVITGTVSPVEKSFSLALTNRFIKEYKTLNPNDEIINLDLNKEEMAHKTLSRENFGVYFNENDALKYINQLKEVDKIVISSPMNNFNVSGLIKNYLDHILLADQTFSYKYVKKGDAKGLLEHLTVQILTTQGAPFGWYLWGNHTEFLKGTWEFVGATVKEPILFAGTKIAPISTTNHDEAIDTIADQIIKAAKNF